The proteins below are encoded in one region of Pseudomonas entomophila L48:
- a CDS encoding DNA polymerase III subunit chi, with protein sequence MSQVDFYILPTDSLSARLDFACKLCEKAWRLGHRVYLHCQDEAQRLDLDERLWRFKGEAFIPHNHAETHQDASVALGLGNDAGEHRDLLINLGGDVPGFVGQFERVAEIVVEEPTIRLAARERFRFYREQGYALQDHRLQRL encoded by the coding sequence ATGAGCCAAGTCGATTTCTACATCCTGCCCACCGACTCGCTGTCGGCGCGGCTGGATTTCGCCTGCAAACTCTGCGAGAAAGCCTGGCGCCTGGGGCACCGGGTCTACCTGCACTGTCAGGACGAGGCCCAGCGCCTCGACCTGGACGAGCGCCTGTGGCGGTTCAAGGGTGAAGCCTTCATCCCCCACAACCACGCCGAAACGCACCAGGATGCCAGCGTCGCCCTTGGGCTCGGCAACGACGCCGGTGAGCACCGCGACCTGCTGATCAACCTGGGCGGCGACGTCCCTGGGTTCGTCGGCCAGTTCGAACGGGTCGCCGAGATCGTCGTGGAGGAGCCGACCATCCGCCTGGCCGCACGCGAGCGATTCCGTTTCTACCGCGAACAGGGCTATGCTCTGCAAGACCACCGCTTACAGCGACTTTGA
- a CDS encoding valine--tRNA ligase, translating to MDKTYQPHAIETSWYNTWESENYFAPQGAGESYTIMIPPPNVTGSLHMGHGFNNAIMDALIRFRRMQGRDTLWQPGTDHAGIATQMLVERQLEAKGQNRHDLGRDKFLEKVWEWKDQSGGNISRQIRRLGSSVDWSRERFTMDDGLSEAVKEAFVRLHEDGLIYRGKRLVNWDTKLHTAISDLEVENHDEKGHLWNLRYPLADGAKTAEGKDHLVVATTRPETLLGDVAVAVNPTDERYQALIGKFVELPLVGRRIPIVADDYCDPEFGTGCVKITPAHDFNDYEVGKRHNLPLLNIFDKNATVLAAVQAFNLDGSVNEGIDTSLPAQYAGLDRFVARKQMVADLDAQGLLVSIDDHALKVPKGDRSGTVIEPWLTDQWYVSTKPLAEPAIAAVEDGRIQFVPKQYENMYFSWMRDIQDWCISRQLWWGHRIPAWYDEAGQVYVGRDEAEVRAKHKLGNEVVLRQDDDVLDTWFSSGLWTFSTLGWPEQTEFLKKFHSTDVLVTGFDIIFFWVARMIMLTMHLIKNEDGTPQVPFKTVYVHGLVRDGQGQKMSKSKGNVLDPLDIVDGITLDALLEKRTSGMMQPKLAEKIAKQTKAEFPEGIASYGTDALRFTFCSLASTGRDIKFDMGRVEGYRNFCNKIWNAARYVLDKGEDCGQNGEAYELSLADRWIISQLQRTEAEVTRQLEQFRFDLASQALYEFIWNQYCDWYLELSKPVLWDENAPVERARGTRRTLVRVLEVALRLAHPFMPFITEEIWQRIAPLAGIEGKTIMLQPWPEANESRIDAAAEGDIEWLKELMVGLRNIRAEMNIGPGKPLPLFLKNANADDQRRLQVNEALLKKLAKVESFTVLGEQDEAPLSATALVGDLQVLVPMAGLIDKDAELARLSKEIQRLQGEVQRVGGKLSNAAFVDKAPPAVIEKERAKLAESEQALANFTEQHARIAAL from the coding sequence ATGGATAAGACCTACCAGCCGCACGCCATCGAAACTTCCTGGTACAACACCTGGGAGTCCGAGAACTATTTCGCTCCACAAGGTGCAGGCGAGTCCTACACCATCATGATCCCGCCGCCGAACGTGACCGGCAGCCTGCACATGGGCCACGGGTTCAACAACGCGATCATGGACGCGCTGATCCGCTTCCGCCGCATGCAGGGTCGCGACACCCTGTGGCAACCAGGCACCGACCACGCCGGCATCGCCACCCAGATGCTGGTGGAGCGCCAGCTCGAGGCGAAAGGCCAGAACCGCCATGACCTGGGCCGCGACAAGTTCCTGGAAAAAGTCTGGGAGTGGAAGGATCAGTCCGGTGGCAACATCAGCCGCCAGATCCGCCGCCTGGGCTCGTCGGTGGACTGGAGCCGCGAGCGCTTCACCATGGACGACGGCCTGTCCGAAGCAGTCAAGGAAGCCTTCGTGCGCCTGCACGAAGACGGCCTGATCTACCGCGGCAAGCGCCTGGTCAACTGGGACACCAAGCTGCACACGGCGATTTCCGACCTCGAAGTGGAGAACCACGACGAGAAGGGCCACCTGTGGAACCTGCGCTACCCGCTGGCCGACGGCGCCAAGACCGCCGAAGGCAAGGACCACCTGGTGGTCGCCACCACCCGTCCGGAAACCCTGCTGGGTGACGTCGCCGTTGCCGTCAACCCGACCGACGAGCGCTACCAGGCACTGATCGGCAAGTTCGTCGAACTGCCGCTGGTCGGCCGTCGCATCCCGATCGTCGCCGACGACTACTGCGACCCCGAGTTCGGCACCGGCTGCGTGAAGATCACCCCGGCCCACGACTTCAACGACTATGAAGTCGGCAAGCGCCACAACCTGCCGCTGCTCAATATCTTCGACAAGAACGCCACCGTGCTGGCTGCCGTGCAGGCGTTCAACCTCGACGGCAGTGTCAACGAAGGTATCGACACTTCGCTGCCGGCCCAGTACGCCGGCCTCGACCGCTTCGTCGCGCGCAAGCAGATGGTCGCCGACCTGGACGCGCAAGGCCTGCTGGTCAGCATCGACGACCACGCCCTGAAAGTCCCGAAAGGTGACCGTTCCGGCACCGTCATCGAGCCGTGGCTGACCGACCAGTGGTACGTCTCCACCAAGCCACTGGCCGAACCTGCCATCGCTGCCGTGGAAGACGGCCGCATCCAGTTCGTCCCGAAACAGTACGAGAACATGTACTTCTCCTGGATGCGTGACATCCAGGACTGGTGCATCAGCCGCCAACTGTGGTGGGGCCACCGTATCCCGGCCTGGTACGACGAGGCCGGCCAGGTCTATGTTGGCCGCGACGAGGCCGAAGTGCGCGCCAAGCACAAGCTGGGCAACGAAGTGGTCCTGCGCCAGGATGACGACGTGCTCGACACCTGGTTCAGCTCGGGCCTGTGGACCTTCTCCACCCTGGGCTGGCCGGAGCAGACCGAGTTCCTGAAGAAATTCCACTCCACCGACGTGCTGGTCACCGGCTTCGACATCATCTTCTTCTGGGTCGCCCGGATGATCATGCTGACGATGCACCTGATCAAGAACGAGGACGGCACCCCGCAGGTACCGTTCAAGACCGTGTACGTGCACGGCCTGGTCCGCGACGGCCAGGGCCAGAAGATGTCCAAGTCCAAGGGCAACGTCCTCGACCCGCTGGACATCGTCGACGGCATCACCCTCGACGCCCTGCTGGAAAAACGCACCAGCGGCATGATGCAACCGAAGCTGGCCGAGAAGATCGCCAAGCAGACCAAGGCCGAATTCCCGGAAGGCATCGCCAGCTACGGCACCGACGCCCTGCGCTTCACCTTCTGCTCGCTGGCTTCCACCGGCCGCGACATCAAGTTCGACATGGGCCGCGTCGAAGGTTACCGCAACTTCTGCAACAAGATCTGGAACGCCGCCCGCTACGTACTGGACAAGGGCGAGGACTGCGGCCAGAACGGCGAGGCCTACGAGCTGTCGCTGGCCGACCGCTGGATCATCTCGCAGTTGCAGCGCACCGAAGCCGAGGTGACCCGCCAGCTCGAGCAGTTCCGCTTCGACCTGGCCAGCCAGGCGCTGTACGAGTTCATCTGGAACCAGTACTGCGACTGGTACCTGGAGCTCTCCAAGCCCGTGCTGTGGGACGAGAACGCCCCGGTCGAGCGCGCCCGCGGCACCCGTCGCACCCTGGTGCGCGTACTGGAAGTCGCCCTGCGCCTGGCCCACCCGTTCATGCCGTTCATCACAGAAGAGATCTGGCAGCGCATCGCGCCGCTGGCCGGCATCGAAGGCAAGACCATCATGCTGCAGCCTTGGCCTGAAGCGAACGAAAGCCGCATCGACGCCGCTGCCGAAGGCGACATCGAGTGGCTGAAAGAACTGATGGTCGGCCTGCGCAACATCCGCGCCGAGATGAACATCGGCCCGGGCAAGCCGCTGCCGCTGTTCCTGAAGAATGCCAACGCCGACGACCAGCGCCGCCTGCAGGTAAACGAAGCCCTGCTGAAGAAACTGGCCAAGGTCGAGTCCTTCACCGTGCTCGGCGAGCAGGACGAGGCGCCGCTGTCGGCCACCGCGCTGGTGGGTGACCTGCAGGTGCTGGTACCGATGGCCGGCCTGATCGACAAGGACGCCGAACTGGCGCGTCTGAGCAAGGAGATCCAGCGCCTGCAGGGCGAGGTCCAGCGCGTCGGCGGCAAGCTGTCCAACGCCGCCTTCGTCGACAAGGCCCCGCCTGCGGTGATCGAGAAAGAGCGCGCCAAGCTGGCCGAGTCGGAACAGGCCCTGGCCAACTTCACCGAGCAGCATGCGCGGATCGCTGCGCTGTAA
- the rlmF gene encoding 23S rRNA (adenine(1618)-N(6))-methyltransferase RlmF, whose protein sequence is MTDKPTLHPRNRHQGRYDFPALIKAHPDLARFTITNPYGKPSIDFANPEAVRVFNRALLKAQYGVQHWDIPADYLCPPIPGRADYIHVLADLLAEDNAGDVPRGAQVRALDIGVGANCIYPLLGHSDYRWRFLGSDIDTTALASAKAIVQANKLDKAIGLRQQTQPKHILAGLLQADERFDVTLCNPPFHASREEATRGSQRKWKNLGKQDPKRKLPVLNFGGQNNELWCEGGEIRFVSQLVGESVQYAEQVLWFTSLVSKASNLPGIEAALKKAGVKALRIVEMGQGQKQSRMVAWSFHDDAARQAWHARRKSQA, encoded by the coding sequence ATGACCGACAAACCCACCCTGCACCCCCGCAACCGCCACCAGGGCCGCTACGATTTCCCCGCCCTGATCAAGGCGCACCCGGATCTCGCCCGCTTCACCATCACCAACCCCTACGGCAAACCCAGCATCGACTTCGCCAACCCCGAAGCCGTGCGCGTGTTCAACCGTGCCCTGCTCAAGGCCCAGTACGGTGTCCAGCACTGGGACATCCCCGCCGACTACCTGTGCCCGCCGATCCCCGGCCGCGCCGACTACATCCACGTGCTGGCCGACCTGCTGGCCGAGGACAACGCCGGCGATGTACCCCGCGGCGCCCAGGTGCGGGCCCTGGACATCGGTGTCGGCGCCAACTGCATCTACCCCCTGCTGGGCCACAGCGACTACCGCTGGCGCTTCCTCGGCTCGGACATCGACACCACCGCCCTGGCCTCGGCCAAGGCCATCGTCCAGGCCAACAAGCTCGACAAGGCCATCGGCTTGCGTCAGCAAACCCAGCCCAAGCACATCCTCGCCGGGCTCCTGCAGGCGGACGAGCGCTTCGACGTGACCTTGTGCAACCCGCCCTTCCACGCCTCACGCGAGGAAGCCACCCGCGGCAGCCAACGCAAGTGGAAGAACCTCGGCAAGCAGGACCCCAAGCGCAAGTTGCCGGTGCTGAATTTTGGCGGGCAGAACAACGAGCTGTGGTGCGAAGGCGGCGAGATCCGCTTCGTCAGCCAACTGGTCGGCGAAAGCGTGCAGTACGCCGAACAGGTGCTGTGGTTCACCAGCCTGGTATCGAAGGCCAGCAACCTGCCGGGCATCGAGGCAGCCTTGAAGAAGGCCGGCGTGAAAGCCCTGCGCATCGTCGAGATGGGCCAGGGCCAGAAGCAGAGCCGGATGGTCGCCTGGAGCTTCCACGACGACGCGGCCCGCCAGGCATGGCATGCCCGGCGTAAATCACAGGCATGA
- a CDS encoding HU family DNA-binding protein, which produces MALTKDQLIADIAESIDAPKTTARAALEQLGQIVADQLENGAEITLPGIGKLKVSERPARTGRNPSTGAAIEIAAKKVVKFVPAKVLTDSINK; this is translated from the coding sequence ATGGCACTGACCAAAGACCAACTGATTGCCGATATCGCCGAATCCATCGACGCGCCGAAAACCACCGCGCGCGCTGCCCTGGAGCAACTGGGCCAGATCGTCGCCGACCAACTGGAAAACGGCGCTGAAATCACCCTGCCAGGCATCGGCAAGCTGAAAGTCTCCGAGCGTCCTGCCCGTACCGGCCGCAACCCTTCGACTGGCGCCGCCATCGAAATCGCTGCCAAGAAAGTCGTCAAGTTCGTTCCAGCCAAAGTGCTGACCGACTCGATCAACAAGTAA
- the yejK gene encoding nucleoid-associated protein YejK → MPIRHCIVHLIDKKPDGSPAVLHARDSELAASDAIENLLADLNDSYNAKQGKAWGLFHGESGAYPFSGWLKQYLDEEKDFATFSRVAIEHLQKLMEESNLSTGGHVLFAHYQQGMTEYLAIALLHHSEGVAVNAELDVTPSRHLDLGQLHLAARVNLSEWKNNQNSKQYISFIKGKNGKKVSDYFRDFIGCQEGVDGPGETRTLLKAFSDFVEKEDLPEESAREKTQTLVDYATTQTKLGEPVTLEELSSLIDEDRPEAFYDHIRNSDYGLSPEIPADKRTLNQFRRFTGRAEGLSISFEAHLLGSKVEYDEEAGTLVIKGLPTQLIDQLKRRKD, encoded by the coding sequence ATGCCAATCCGTCATTGCATCGTTCACCTGATCGACAAGAAGCCCGATGGCAGCCCCGCCGTGCTCCATGCCCGCGACAGCGAACTGGCAGCGTCCGACGCCATCGAAAACCTCCTGGCCGACCTCAACGACAGCTACAACGCCAAACAAGGCAAAGCCTGGGGCTTGTTCCACGGCGAATCCGGCGCCTACCCGTTCAGTGGCTGGCTCAAGCAGTACCTGGACGAGGAAAAGGACTTCGCCACCTTCAGCCGCGTCGCCATCGAGCACCTGCAGAAGCTGATGGAGGAATCCAACCTCTCCACCGGCGGCCACGTGCTGTTCGCCCACTACCAGCAAGGCATGACCGAGTACCTGGCCATCGCCCTGCTGCACCACAGCGAAGGCGTGGCGGTGAACGCCGAGCTCGACGTCACCCCGTCGCGCCACCTCGACCTCGGCCAGTTGCATCTGGCAGCGCGGGTCAACCTGTCCGAGTGGAAGAACAACCAGAACTCGAAGCAGTACATCTCGTTCATCAAGGGCAAGAATGGCAAGAAGGTCTCGGATTACTTCCGCGACTTCATCGGCTGCCAGGAAGGGGTCGATGGCCCGGGCGAGACCCGCACCTTGCTCAAGGCGTTCAGCGACTTCGTCGAAAAAGAGGACCTTCCGGAAGAGTCTGCCCGAGAAAAGACCCAGACCCTGGTCGACTACGCCACCACCCAGACCAAGCTGGGCGAGCCGGTGACGCTCGAGGAGCTGTCCAGCCTGATCGACGAGGACCGCCCCGAGGCGTTCTACGACCACATCCGCAACAGCGACTACGGGCTGTCACCGGAGATCCCGGCGGACAAACGCACCCTCAACCAGTTCCGTCGTTTCACCGGGCGCGCCGAAGGCCTGTCGATCAGCTTCGAGGCGCATTTGCTGGGCTCGAAGGTGGAGTATGACGAGGAGGCCGGCACGCTGGTGATCAAGGGCCTGCCGACTCAACTGATCGACCAGTTGAAACGGCGCAAGGACTGA
- a CDS encoding GIY-YIG nuclease family protein: MSETPITPECKPWYVYLVRAANGSLYCGISDDPQRRFIKHQKGQGARYFKTSPAQALVYVEQWPDKGEALRQERLVKKLRKSAKEALVASFAGAQKTV, translated from the coding sequence GTGAGCGAGACACCTATCACCCCCGAGTGCAAGCCCTGGTACGTGTACCTGGTGCGGGCCGCCAATGGCTCGCTGTACTGCGGTATCAGTGACGATCCGCAGCGGCGCTTCATCAAGCACCAGAAGGGCCAGGGGGCGAGGTACTTCAAGACCAGCCCGGCGCAGGCGCTGGTGTACGTGGAGCAGTGGCCGGACAAGGGCGAGGCGCTGCGCCAGGAGCGCTTGGTCAAGAAGCTGCGCAAGTCGGCGAAGGAGGCGTTGGTCGCCTCGTTCGCCGGTGCGCAGAAGACCGTGTAG
- a CDS encoding nuclear transport factor 2 family protein: protein MSDANSALITRFYQAFQRLDAEAMVACYSDDIVFSDPVFGTLRGQDAGDMWRMLTSRAKDFTLTFDNVRSDGAHWVATYLFSQTGRVVVNDIQARFVIHDGLICQHDDSFDLWRWARQALGMPGVLLGWTPMLQNKVRQQAFKGLRAFQQAR, encoded by the coding sequence ATGAGCGACGCCAACAGCGCCCTGATCACCCGTTTCTACCAGGCCTTCCAGCGCCTGGATGCCGAGGCCATGGTGGCCTGCTACAGCGACGATATCGTCTTCAGCGACCCGGTTTTCGGCACCTTGCGTGGCCAGGACGCCGGTGACATGTGGCGCATGCTCACCTCCCGCGCCAAGGACTTTACCCTCACCTTCGACAATGTCCGCAGCGACGGTGCGCATTGGGTCGCGACCTATCTGTTCAGCCAGACCGGCCGTGTGGTGGTCAACGACATCCAGGCGCGCTTCGTGATCCACGACGGGCTGATCTGCCAGCATGACGACAGTTTCGACCTGTGGCGCTGGGCGCGCCAGGCGTTGGGCATGCCCGGTGTGCTGTTGGGCTGGACGCCGATGCTGCAGAACAAGGTGCGTCAGCAAGCGTTCAAAGGCTTGCGTGCATTCCAGCAGGCCCGTTGA
- a CDS encoding CynX/NimT family MFS transporter: MQQTRNTHPREAELDELLIDAEADDEQVQQQTPAVHRPWLLLLGLVLVALNLRPALSSMAPVLGQVAEGLGLNASQAGLLTTLPVLCLGLFAPLAPILARRFGSERVILGILLTLALGILVRSTLGVAGVFLGSLMAGASIGIIGVLLPGIVKRDFPRHAGALTGVYTMALCLGAAMAAGATVPLAQHFDGSWAVGLGVWMLPALLAMLMWLPQARQGHGLHKVAYRVRGLWRDPLAWQVTLYMGLQSSLAYIVFGWLPSILIGRGLSPTEAGLVLSGSVIVQLASSLSAPWLATRGKDQRLAIVVVMLVTLAGLFGCLYAPVEGLWGWAVVLGLGQGGTFALALTLIVLRSKDAHVAANLSSMAQGVGYTLASMGPFAVGLVHDLTGGWSAVGWIFAVLGAGAILFGLGAGRALHVGVVSEKL; the protein is encoded by the coding sequence ATGCAACAGACCCGCAATACTCACCCCCGCGAAGCGGAACTCGACGAACTGCTGATCGACGCCGAAGCTGATGACGAGCAGGTCCAGCAGCAGACGCCAGCGGTACACCGCCCTTGGTTACTGTTGCTCGGGCTGGTGCTGGTGGCGCTGAACCTGCGCCCGGCGCTGTCGAGCATGGCGCCGGTGCTTGGCCAGGTCGCCGAAGGGCTGGGGCTCAATGCTTCGCAGGCCGGCCTGCTGACCACGCTGCCGGTGTTGTGCCTGGGGCTGTTCGCGCCGCTGGCGCCCATCCTTGCACGGCGCTTCGGTAGCGAACGGGTGATCCTCGGCATCCTTCTCACCCTGGCACTGGGCATCCTCGTACGCAGTACGCTGGGGGTGGCCGGCGTTTTCCTCGGCAGCCTGATGGCGGGGGCGAGTATCGGCATCATCGGCGTCTTGTTGCCGGGCATCGTCAAACGCGATTTCCCCCGGCATGCTGGCGCCCTGACGGGGGTCTACACCATGGCCTTGTGCCTGGGGGCGGCCATGGCTGCGGGGGCGACCGTGCCGCTGGCGCAGCATTTTGACGGTAGTTGGGCGGTGGGCCTGGGCGTCTGGATGTTGCCTGCGTTGCTGGCGATGCTGATGTGGCTGCCCCAGGCCCGACAGGGCCATGGCCTGCACAAGGTGGCCTATCGCGTGCGCGGCCTGTGGCGCGATCCGCTGGCCTGGCAGGTGACCCTGTACATGGGGCTGCAATCGTCGCTGGCCTATATCGTGTTCGGCTGGTTGCCGTCGATCCTGATCGGGCGTGGCTTGAGCCCTACCGAAGCCGGGTTGGTGCTGTCCGGTTCGGTGATCGTGCAACTGGCAAGCTCATTGAGCGCGCCCTGGCTGGCGACCCGTGGCAAGGATCAGCGCTTGGCCATCGTGGTGGTGATGCTGGTAACCCTCGCAGGGTTGTTCGGTTGCCTGTACGCGCCCGTCGAAGGGCTATGGGGCTGGGCGGTGGTACTCGGGCTGGGGCAGGGCGGTACCTTCGCCCTGGCGTTGACCCTGATCGTGCTGCGTTCGAAGGACGCCCACGTGGCTGCCAACCTGTCGAGCATGGCCCAAGGGGTGGGGTATACGTTGGCGTCGATGGGGCCGTTCGCCGTGGGGCTGGTGCATGACCTCACGGGAGGCTGGAGCGCAGTCGGGTGGATCTTCGCGGTGCTGGGCGCCGGCGCGATCCTGTTCGGGCTTGGCGCCGGGCGGGCGCTGCATGTCGGGGTCGTCAGCGAGAAACTCTGA
- a CDS encoding FadR/GntR family transcriptional regulator gives MSPLIKRSLVEQAVDQLRERIAKGTWSIGQRLPTEPELASDLGISRNTVREAMRVLAFSGLVEIRQGDGSYLRTAQDPLQAVQAMSRCTLEHARETRHILEAEAIALAALRRNEEDLRDLRQALQHSAGHFHGDLDTYVACDLVFHQRLVDAAHNPALSELYRYFSGVVAATLQHNMGGVPRSQAVLDLHWDILDAIEQRDPQRAKRLSRTLIES, from the coding sequence ATGTCCCCCCTGATCAAACGCTCCCTGGTCGAGCAAGCCGTCGACCAGCTCCGCGAGCGCATCGCCAAGGGCACCTGGTCGATAGGCCAGCGCCTGCCCACCGAGCCCGAGCTGGCCAGTGACCTGGGCATCAGCCGCAACACCGTCCGAGAAGCCATGCGTGTGCTGGCCTTCAGCGGCCTGGTGGAGATCCGCCAGGGCGACGGCAGCTACTTGCGCACGGCTCAGGACCCACTGCAGGCCGTCCAGGCGATGTCCCGCTGCACCCTGGAGCATGCTCGCGAAACCCGCCACATCCTCGAAGCCGAAGCCATCGCCCTGGCCGCCCTGCGCCGCAACGAAGAAGACCTGCGCGACCTGCGCCAGGCCCTGCAGCACAGCGCGGGCCATTTTCACGGCGACCTGGATACCTACGTCGCCTGCGACCTGGTGTTCCATCAACGCCTGGTCGACGCCGCCCACAACCCGGCGCTCAGCGAGCTGTACCGCTACTTCTCCGGTGTGGTGGCCGCCACCCTGCAGCACAACATGGGTGGCGTTCCACGCAGCCAGGCCGTGCTCGACCTGCACTGGGACATCCTCGACGCCATCGAACAACGCGATCCGCAGCGGGCCAAGCGCCTGAGCCGGACCCTTATCGAATCCTGA
- a CDS encoding lipopolysaccharide kinase InaA family protein produces the protein MAVAQRETRQFDYYWQQQGEWVEEPNQRRGGESGVQRLSTDTGQTLYAKRQVGHIYRSLLHPFGRPTVLRELDALNSFEQLGVRVPRIVYAGAERDADHQWRALLVSEALDGFVELDAWHADGARERYPQAVHERMLKDLADNLARMHLGHWQHGCLYGKHVFVKVIGEGEQARVEVALLDLEKCRRRIRCQRAAYNDLRQLRRHSSLNEAEWRSLLYFYQMAFGSAVKGLEQ, from the coding sequence ATGGCAGTGGCCCAGAGAGAGACCAGGCAGTTCGATTATTACTGGCAGCAGCAAGGGGAGTGGGTCGAGGAGCCCAATCAGCGGCGTGGTGGCGAGAGCGGTGTGCAACGGTTGTCCACGGACACTGGGCAGACCCTCTATGCCAAGCGTCAGGTCGGCCATATCTACCGCAGCCTGCTGCACCCGTTTGGTCGGCCCACGGTCTTGCGCGAGCTTGATGCGCTGAACAGCTTCGAGCAACTGGGTGTGCGCGTGCCTCGAATTGTCTACGCCGGTGCCGAGCGTGATGCCGATCATCAGTGGCGGGCCTTGCTGGTCAGCGAGGCGCTGGACGGTTTCGTCGAGCTCGACGCCTGGCATGCCGACGGTGCCCGCGAGCGGTATCCGCAAGCGGTGCATGAGCGCATGCTCAAGGACCTGGCCGACAATCTGGCGCGCATGCACCTGGGGCACTGGCAGCATGGCTGCCTGTACGGCAAGCATGTATTCGTGAAGGTGATCGGCGAGGGTGAACAGGCCCGTGTCGAGGTTGCGCTGCTCGACCTGGAGAAGTGCCGGCGGCGTATCCGTTGCCAGCGTGCGGCGTACAACGACTTGCGTCAGCTTCGTCGCCATTCGTCGTTGAACGAGGCGGAGTGGCGCAGCCTGCTCTATTTTTACCAGATGGCGTTTGGCAGCGCTGTCAAAGGGTTAGAGCAATGA
- a CDS encoding class I SAM-dependent methyltransferase: protein MRSPIKLEFSDKYDRDHAQEYFRKHQDGLARRLSHQRDEQLARRALTLAGEPGLVLDLPCGAGRFWPLLAEKPNRVIIGADNSAAMIETACAAQPPEVVARVRPLQTSAFAIDLPDNSVDSIFCMRLFHHIGDPLHRQTILSEFQRVSRDSVILSLWVDGNFKAWRRRKLEARRSQRAEQDSYQNRFVLPAATVEEEFVAAGFRIQERLDFLPFYAMWRVYVLRKG, encoded by the coding sequence ATGCGAAGCCCTATCAAACTCGAATTTTCCGACAAGTACGACCGGGATCATGCCCAGGAGTATTTTCGCAAGCACCAGGATGGCCTTGCCCGTCGTCTGTCCCACCAGCGCGATGAACAACTGGCACGTCGTGCGCTGACATTGGCGGGTGAGCCTGGCCTGGTCCTGGACCTGCCTTGTGGTGCTGGGCGCTTCTGGCCGTTGCTGGCGGAAAAACCCAATCGCGTGATCATTGGTGCCGACAATTCCGCGGCGATGATCGAGACAGCGTGTGCGGCGCAACCGCCAGAGGTGGTGGCACGGGTACGGCCTTTGCAGACATCGGCATTTGCTATTGATCTGCCGGACAATTCGGTGGACAGCATCTTCTGCATGCGCTTGTTCCACCATATCGGCGATCCTCTTCATCGACAGACTATTCTTTCGGAATTTCAACGAGTTAGCCGCGATAGCGTTATCTTGTCACTGTGGGTGGATGGGAACTTCAAGGCATGGCGGCGCAGAAAGCTGGAAGCACGGCGTAGCCAGCGGGCGGAGCAGGACAGCTACCAGAACCGTTTTGTGTTACCAGCGGCTACAGTAGAAGAAGAATTTGTTGCAGCCGGATTCAGAATTCAGGAACGACTCGACTTCCTGCCGTTCTATGCCATGTGGCGAGTGTACGTATTGCGCAAAGGGTAG